Proteins found in one Oribacterium sp. oral taxon 102 genomic segment:
- a CDS encoding ABC transporter permease, with protein MALIIFFGFMEENFLTPYNLILIGRNTCILLLASVGMTLAVLVSQIDLSVGSVISLSAVVLGFTLEKGLPVALCLLSALAVGILTGSVNGIMIAKKKFDYWITTFATMSVGSGLALVIANGNTIPIKNALIDWLGNGKVFGVYSMIWITAALVLLMIFVLKRTRLGYNIYSIGGSENVARVSGIDAVKNRFAVYILSGIFASVAGILIAGMTTSASPIVGTEYSFNAIAAVVIGGTSFDGGKGGLVGTFLGTLLLRVLASGLSMMGISSVVQKVIIGLVIVALIVMDQLSERMKRREGLRRVYANAE; from the coding sequence TTGGCGCTGATTATTTTCTTCGGCTTCATGGAGGAAAACTTTTTGACACCATATAATCTGATTCTGATCGGAAGAAATACCTGTATTCTGCTGCTTGCCTCCGTCGGGATGACGCTGGCGGTGCTGGTATCGCAGATCGATTTGTCGGTCGGTTCGGTGATTTCTCTTAGTGCTGTTGTTCTGGGCTTTACGCTGGAAAAGGGGCTTCCGGTAGCGCTGTGCCTTTTGTCTGCACTTGCAGTCGGCATTTTGACAGGCTCTGTAAACGGCATCATGATTGCGAAAAAGAAGTTTGATTACTGGATCACGACATTTGCGACAATGAGCGTCGGATCCGGATTGGCGCTGGTCATCGCGAACGGCAATACGATTCCGATAAAAAACGCCCTTATTGATTGGCTGGGGAACGGAAAGGTTTTCGGTGTGTACAGCATGATCTGGATTACGGCAGCACTGGTTCTCCTTATGATTTTCGTTTTGAAGCGCACACGGCTGGGATACAATATCTATTCGATCGGCGGCTCGGAGAATGTGGCGAGGGTCAGCGGAATCGATGCGGTGAAAAATCGCTTTGCCGTCTATATTTTGAGCGGAATATTCGCTTCGGTTGCAGGCATTCTGATCGCGGGAATGACGACCTCGGCCAGTCCGATTGTCGGGACAGAGTATTCCTTTAATGCCATTGCAGCTGTCGTCATCGGCGGAACCTCTTTCGATGGTGGAAAAGGAGGTCTGGTAGGAACGTTTCTCGGGACATTGCTGCTTCGGGTGCTGGCAAGCGGGCTGAGTATGATGGGCATCAGCTCTGTCGTGCAGAAGGTAATCATTGGCCTTGTCATTGTGGCGCTGATTGTCATGGATCAGCTGAGCGAGAGGATGAAAAGGAGAGAAGGCTTGAGGAGGGTGTACGCAAATGCTGAGTAG
- a CDS encoding ABC transporter permease, whose translation MLSRLKSNIDMLSRILLLLVLFATLTIIRPGLFLTADNLATVIFQQAPFTILMSLGMGLAILTKGIDKSMASVMIFSTVMSANFFKNEQYFLGFLLAMSIGIGCGLLNGILITQVGVAPFIATFGIDFVASGMAYVVYTGTYVYAFPEKFRAITNGMLVPGLPNVALITFFVFLLLWFVTRRTIFGRGMYSAGFNFEAARLSGINAKRTVTIIYCINGALAALTGILYMARLNAADPGSSGSLTLDSMAAALIGGISFGGGKGSVTNAVIGALIIVFIRNGMNLMNISINWQSVVIGLVIILSIFYESFIEQIKVFMLNAEMKKLKAAVKQ comes from the coding sequence ATGCTGAGTAGATTAAAGAGCAATATCGATATGCTTTCCCGGATTCTTCTTCTGCTGGTTTTATTTGCGACTCTTACGATTATCAGACCCGGATTATTTTTGACAGCGGACAATCTGGCTACGGTTATTTTCCAGCAGGCACCGTTTACAATTCTGATGAGTCTGGGAATGGGACTTGCGATCCTTACAAAAGGAATCGACAAGTCGATGGCGTCCGTCATGATTTTTTCGACGGTCATGAGTGCGAATTTCTTTAAGAATGAACAGTATTTTCTGGGATTTCTGCTGGCGATGAGCATCGGGATCGGCTGCGGTTTGCTGAATGGGATCCTGATAACGCAGGTTGGAGTCGCGCCGTTCATCGCGACATTCGGCATCGATTTCGTGGCGAGCGGTATGGCATATGTGGTATATACGGGGACATATGTTTATGCGTTTCCGGAAAAGTTCAGAGCGATTACCAACGGAATGCTGGTGCCCGGGCTCCCGAATGTAGCGTTGATTACGTTTTTTGTATTCCTGCTTCTCTGGTTTGTGACGAGGAGGACGATTTTCGGACGCGGCATGTATTCGGCAGGCTTCAATTTTGAGGCGGCGAGACTGAGCGGAATCAATGCGAAGAGGACGGTTACGATCATTTACTGCATCAATGGCGCTCTGGCGGCACTGACCGGTATCTTATATATGGCGCGGCTAAATGCAGCAGACCCCGGCAGCAGTGGCTCTCTGACGCTGGATTCCATGGCGGCGGCGTTGATAGGGGGCATTTCGTTCGGCGGAGGAAAAGGCTCCGTTACAAATGCAGTAATCGGGGCGCTGATCATCGTATTCATAAGAAACGGCATGAATCTGATGAACATCTCTATTAACTGGCAGTCCGTCGTGATCGGGCTCGTGATTATCCTGTCTATCTTCTATGAATCCTTCATTGAGCAGATCAAGGTATTTATGCTGAACGCGGAAATGAAAAAATTAAAGGCTGCGGTAAAACAATAA
- a CDS encoding sugar ABC transporter substrate-binding protein, whose amino-acid sequence MKKKMVAMVLAAAVFGMAVSGCSPQSKAESTAAPTEAADSTAPSGLSDKEVVVIIKNLTTPFFLAMKQGAEDAGRDLGVKVTVQAPTSSEEGAGNEEQTQLVEQAIANKTAAVVIAPTDSSAIIPAIKKLNEAGIPAIACNTKVAEEGLTECFVGLENFTQGNHVMKTLCEGLNGKGKVFIIEGTPGAQTSIDRVAGAKAALSEYPDIVIAAQQSGSYKRASAMDVVQNLLQTSPDVNAIYCCNDEMALGAVEAVDAAGKTGQVLIGGADGNADAIQAILDGKMYATAEANAHDQGYYGVDAAVKILKGEKAEDFFIDSPIIDRNNAEEFKK is encoded by the coding sequence ATGAAAAAGAAAATGGTGGCAATGGTTTTGGCAGCGGCAGTTTTCGGAATGGCAGTGAGCGGGTGCTCGCCGCAGTCCAAGGCGGAGAGTACGGCTGCCCCGACCGAGGCCGCGGACAGCACGGCGCCGAGCGGGCTTTCGGATAAGGAGGTCGTCGTAATTATCAAGAATCTGACGACCCCGTTCTTTCTGGCCATGAAGCAGGGCGCGGAGGACGCCGGAAGGGATCTGGGCGTGAAGGTAACGGTACAGGCACCGACTTCATCGGAAGAGGGGGCGGGAAATGAGGAGCAGACGCAGCTGGTGGAGCAGGCAATCGCAAATAAGACGGCGGCTGTTGTCATTGCACCGACAGACTCAAGTGCGATCATTCCGGCGATAAAGAAGCTGAATGAGGCAGGCATTCCGGCGATTGCATGCAATACGAAGGTCGCGGAGGAGGGACTTACGGAATGCTTCGTCGGACTGGAAAACTTCACGCAGGGGAATCATGTTATGAAAACACTCTGCGAGGGGCTGAATGGCAAGGGTAAGGTCTTCATTATTGAAGGTACGCCTGGGGCGCAGACCTCGATTGACCGTGTCGCAGGTGCAAAAGCCGCGCTTTCCGAATATCCGGATATTGTGATTGCAGCACAGCAGTCCGGCTCGTACAAGCGGGCATCGGCAATGGATGTCGTGCAGAATCTTTTGCAGACCAGTCCGGATGTCAATGCGATTTACTGCTGCAATGATGAAATGGCGCTGGGGGCGGTAGAGGCAGTGGACGCGGCAGGAAAGACCGGACAGGTTTTGATCGGCGGTGCAGACGGAAATGCGGATGCGATTCAGGCAATTCTGGATGGGAAAATGTATGCGACAGCAGAGGCAAATGCGCATGATCAGGGGTATTATGGGGTAGATGCCGCCGTGAAGATTCTGAAAGGGGAGAAAGCTGAGGATTTCTTCATCGATTCTCCGATCATTGATAGAAATAATGCAGAAGAATTCAAGAAATAA
- a CDS encoding zinc-dependent alcohol dehydrogenase, with amino-acid sequence MAGKMKAVVIHAPGEYALEEVDIPKPKRGEVLVKIRAIAICGSDPGIFAGRVRANGWPPCYPFVAGHEFAGEVVEIGESVTVLRPGDRVSGEAHCGCGVCENCKRGMYNLCLNYGNKEAGHRHYGHNTEGCYAQYQVYDQKALSRMPDNVSFDEGTLVDTAGTALNALRLCGVVPGGNTVVIGPGPMGISAMLIAKAMGSSVIMVGRGERLMFAGKLGADELIDYEKTGDPVLEVRRMTGGYGADQVIEAAGNTTAFLESVQMAKKGGQVAFISIPSEDGQSIAGKYLVMNQISLHGTRANPNCSRHILHMISNGSLGTLKNMITHVFPIDQTREAFDTFIRRRDGAVKVLIHPFAEPA; translated from the coding sequence ATGGCAGGAAAAATGAAGGCAGTCGTCATACATGCGCCGGGAGAATATGCTCTGGAAGAGGTCGATATTCCAAAGCCCAAGAGGGGGGAGGTGCTGGTTAAGATAAGGGCAATCGCGATTTGCGGCAGCGATCCGGGGATTTTCGCGGGAAGAGTGCGGGCAAATGGCTGGCCGCCCTGTTATCCTTTCGTGGCGGGACATGAATTCGCCGGAGAGGTGGTAGAGATCGGAGAGAGCGTTACGGTGCTGCGGCCCGGGGATCGCGTATCGGGCGAGGCGCATTGCGGCTGCGGGGTTTGTGAAAACTGTAAAAGAGGAATGTATAATCTGTGCCTGAATTATGGAAACAAGGAGGCGGGGCACCGGCATTATGGCCATAATACGGAGGGCTGTTATGCCCAGTATCAGGTATACGACCAGAAGGCACTCAGCAGAATGCCGGATAACGTAAGCTTTGATGAGGGAACGCTGGTGGATACAGCGGGAACGGCGCTGAACGCGCTGCGGCTGTGCGGTGTGGTTCCGGGCGGGAATACCGTCGTGATCGGCCCCGGCCCCATGGGGATCTCGGCAATGCTGATCGCAAAGGCGATGGGCTCCTCCGTAATTATGGTCGGGCGGGGAGAACGGCTTATGTTTGCGGGAAAGCTGGGGGCGGATGAGCTGATCGATTATGAAAAGACCGGCGATCCGGTTTTGGAGGTGAGGAGAATGACCGGAGGATACGGTGCAGATCAGGTGATTGAAGCCGCCGGAAATACCACGGCGTTTCTCGAATCGGTACAAATGGCGAAAAAGGGGGGGCAGGTTGCGTTTATCAGCATTCCGTCTGAGGACGGGCAGAGTATCGCAGGAAAATATCTGGTGATGAATCAGATCAGCCTGCACGGGACGAGAGCCAATCCGAACTGTTCACGGCATATACTGCATATGATATCCAACGGCTCGCTCGGAACATTAAAGAATATGATTACCCATGTTTTCCCGATTGATCAGACGCGGGAGGCGTTTGATACCTTTATCCGCAGAAGGGATGGGGCGGTAAAGGTACTGATCCATCCGTTTGCGGAGCCTGCCTGA
- a CDS encoding zinc-dependent alcohol dehydrogenase, giving the protein MREYILESPGLVTEREAPVLQPEPGMVQIRVKHVGICGSDIHLFQGTYNGPHHYPMLFGHEWSGQVTAIGEGVTGVSVGDIVTGDCSRYCGSCPACKMDKNLCEHIEKFGITTDGASAEYITREEKYLYKGGEGLSEELLVLSEPLAVAAHLLSRTARAAEGALKDRNILVLGGGVIGMGAMMLLRKIYHCETVALYDLSRYRCEIARSAGAEIPTAEALHPQAEDGSYASLYQAACYDIVIETTGVPSVFASAFPLLKTMGILACVGMAAKVEIPQKQIVTKALTVLGSIGGTGDFPTAMKFIHDFPEEARKLISHSYPMTRVKEAFEAARKPEESMKVVLDL; this is encoded by the coding sequence ATGAGAGAATATATCTTAGAGAGTCCCGGATTGGTAACGGAGAGGGAGGCTCCGGTTTTGCAGCCGGAGCCGGGAATGGTACAGATTCGCGTAAAGCATGTGGGTATTTGCGGTTCTGATATTCATTTATTTCAAGGAACCTACAATGGCCCGCATCATTATCCGATGCTGTTCGGGCATGAATGGTCAGGGCAGGTGACGGCGATCGGAGAGGGCGTGACGGGGGTGTCGGTGGGAGATATCGTAACAGGCGATTGCTCTCGCTATTGCGGAAGCTGCCCTGCCTGCAAAATGGATAAAAATTTGTGCGAGCACATTGAAAAATTCGGCATCACGACCGATGGGGCATCTGCGGAATATATTACAAGAGAGGAAAAATATCTTTATAAGGGAGGAGAGGGGCTCAGCGAGGAGCTTCTCGTGCTGAGCGAGCCGCTGGCGGTGGCGGCACACCTGCTTTCCCGTACAGCAAGAGCCGCAGAAGGCGCGCTGAAGGACAGGAATATACTTGTGCTGGGAGGCGGAGTGATCGGCATGGGAGCAATGATGCTTCTTCGGAAAATATATCATTGTGAGACGGTAGCCCTGTATGATCTGTCGAGGTATCGCTGTGAAATCGCACGGAGCGCGGGTGCGGAGATTCCGACGGCAGAGGCGCTGCATCCGCAGGCGGAGGATGGGAGCTATGCATCGCTCTATCAGGCAGCGTGCTATGATATTGTGATTGAAACGACAGGGGTTCCGTCGGTCTTTGCAAGTGCCTTTCCGCTGCTGAAGACGATGGGGATACTGGCGTGCGTCGGCATGGCGGCAAAGGTGGAAATCCCGCAAAAGCAGATTGTGACAAAGGCGCTGACGGTGCTCGGTTCCATCGGCGGGACGGGGGACTTCCCGACGGCAATGAAATTCATCCATGATTTCCCGGAGGAAGCGCGAAAGCTGATCAGTCATTCTTATCCGATGACGCGGGTGAAGGAGGCATTTGAAGCTGCGCGGAAACCGGAGGAAAGCATGAAGGTGGTTCTGGATTTATAA
- the iolN gene encoding 3-dehydro-scyllo-inosose hydrolase: MYDKFLTTDYPNIFFEDTAVGQMKKRIWDAGEEEVDEILQKYEIPSDSELGKAGCYIQNTPRQHCIEKRRKNDICLVPIGCTENHGLHNNSGLDTFMCTSICEAVRRYTAKLDCGEVTLAFPPLNYGGHPYHHVAMPGTVMVSEEIVKETIIYTLLGLWDDGYRKIILVNNHGMDWMLEDGIQEFFKRYQLPAFVTIVEWHRAVREFFYPIGDKRPDFVSTPFIHADEAETSVALLMFREMVDMGVVVDADPKSFGFLDDGYYDGSVDSFHRPNKWSEAEGHRVIERYATPEGVVGKPSRGEARKAKRAIACICEYLTMMVQDILKKYPAGTVPDPEKFSTRPYEEIEPCLREPLSDGWKSVHELPKRGIF; this comes from the coding sequence ATGTACGATAAATTCCTTACTACTGACTACCCCAATATCTTTTTTGAAGACACGGCGGTCGGACAGATGAAAAAACGCATCTGGGATGCCGGCGAAGAGGAAGTCGATGAAATTCTCCAAAAATATGAGATTCCGAGCGATTCCGAGCTGGGCAAGGCCGGCTGCTACATCCAAAATACCCCCCGCCAGCACTGCATTGAAAAACGCAGAAAAAACGATATCTGCCTTGTGCCGATCGGATGCACGGAAAACCATGGCCTGCACAACAACAGCGGGCTGGATACCTTTATGTGTACCTCTATCTGTGAGGCTGTCCGCCGTTATACGGCGAAGCTTGACTGCGGAGAGGTTACGCTTGCATTTCCGCCGTTAAACTACGGCGGGCATCCCTATCACCATGTAGCGATGCCGGGAACCGTTATGGTCAGTGAAGAGATCGTGAAAGAAACCATCATCTATACACTGCTCGGTCTGTGGGACGACGGCTATCGAAAAATCATTCTGGTAAACAATCACGGCATGGACTGGATGCTCGAGGATGGCATCCAGGAATTCTTCAAGCGTTACCAGCTGCCGGCCTTCGTCACCATTGTGGAATGGCACCGCGCCGTCCGTGAGTTTTTCTATCCAATCGGCGACAAGCGGCCGGATTTTGTAAGTACCCCGTTTATTCACGCAGATGAAGCCGAAACCTCCGTGGCGCTTCTGATGTTTCGGGAAATGGTCGATATGGGAGTCGTCGTGGATGCCGACCCGAAAAGCTTCGGTTTCCTTGACGATGGCTATTACGACGGTTCCGTAGACAGCTTTCATCGTCCCAACAAGTGGTCCGAGGCAGAAGGGCACCGTGTGATCGAACGGTATGCCACGCCGGAAGGCGTCGTCGGAAAACCGTCTCGCGGTGAAGCCAGAAAGGCAAAGCGAGCCATTGCCTGCATCTGTGAATACCTCACAATGATGGTGCAGGATATCCTGAAAAAATATCCGGCAGGAACGGTTCCCGATCCGGAGAAATTCTCGACACGTCCCTATGAGGAAATCGAGCCCTGTCTCAGAGAGCCTCTCAGCGATGGCTGGAAGAGCGTCCATGAGTTGCCGAAGCGCGGCATTTTCTGA
- a CDS encoding PucR family transcriptional regulator, translating to MLYLTKYMIGDYLDAAGIRVKILGKEPWRFTGLSMGLPEQANPERLYFPGEGEDCVGRRDFRTTENCCILRAVKEDTFSETRGEQEEIVCCCTGEEALRAAMSCFAFYKDWYLSLLEELLNGGSLQRLVELSIPVFRNPVAVSDIGFQVLAFTKEYHGQMEDAESKFICQYGVHSPEYIRQMIRQKSFLENMERNAGPFRYHYDFLQHESVYCTIWLHGKAVGLLTIVGKNSIDRRSVMDEAGIFSKLLSGAFEIQRGRMRSLSMEESLALRILKGEINDGAVVQDLFSAMKLKEGSAFCVAYVRMKNRLRMGQELLLCKIKKLLESKVRKGLVLTEENGLSVIAAADADWTSTLRSVVNMVFPDDEAWIGVSYESDRSGQTAELYRQAAFASEEAQRQGILSGLRYERCMLRDILKNNLSIEQKRAAVYPAVRILQSKGTKTELYQTLKEYLMSEGDSAKTAAELHIHKNTLYYRLHQVEELLKLPLRDREIRECLRLSMYLLEIYSA from the coding sequence ATGCTGTATTTGACGAAATATATGATAGGCGACTATCTGGATGCTGCGGGAATCCGTGTGAAAATCCTGGGGAAGGAGCCGTGGAGATTTACCGGTCTCAGTATGGGACTTCCGGAGCAGGCGAATCCGGAAAGGCTTTACTTTCCGGGAGAGGGGGAAGATTGCGTCGGGCGGCGGGATTTTCGGACAACAGAAAATTGTTGTATCCTTCGGGCTGTGAAGGAGGATACGTTTTCGGAAACGCGGGGAGAGCAGGAGGAGATTGTCTGCTGTTGTACGGGGGAAGAGGCGCTTCGGGCTGCAATGTCCTGCTTCGCGTTCTATAAGGATTGGTATCTTTCTTTACTGGAGGAGCTTCTGAATGGAGGCAGCCTGCAGAGACTGGTTGAGCTGAGCATTCCGGTATTTCGAAATCCGGTTGCGGTCAGCGATATCGGATTTCAGGTGCTCGCATTTACGAAGGAGTATCACGGGCAGATGGAGGATGCCGAATCAAAATTCATCTGTCAATATGGCGTACATTCGCCGGAATATATACGGCAGATGATCCGTCAGAAATCGTTTCTGGAAAATATGGAACGAAATGCGGGACCGTTTCGGTATCATTATGATTTTTTACAGCATGAAAGCGTTTATTGTACGATCTGGCTGCATGGAAAAGCGGTCGGGCTTCTGACGATTGTCGGAAAAAACAGTATCGACAGACGTTCTGTGATGGATGAAGCAGGGATTTTCTCGAAGCTGCTGTCCGGCGCATTTGAGATACAGCGGGGAAGGATGAGAAGCCTCAGCATGGAAGAAAGTCTCGCGCTTAGGATCCTGAAAGGGGAAATCAATGACGGTGCAGTAGTGCAGGATCTGTTTTCGGCGATGAAGCTGAAAGAGGGAAGCGCTTTTTGCGTTGCCTATGTCCGAATGAAGAACCGGCTTCGAATGGGACAGGAGCTGCTCCTATGTAAAATAAAAAAACTGCTCGAAAGCAAGGTGAGAAAAGGACTTGTACTGACAGAGGAGAACGGACTGAGCGTGATCGCGGCGGCGGATGCAGACTGGACTTCCACGCTGAGATCCGTAGTGAATATGGTTTTTCCGGATGATGAGGCATGGATTGGAGTCAGTTATGAAAGCGACCGGAGCGGACAGACTGCGGAACTGTACAGACAGGCGGCATTTGCATCAGAGGAGGCACAGAGACAGGGTATCCTGTCAGGGCTTCGATATGAACGATGTATGCTGCGGGATATTCTCAAAAATAATTTATCCATAGAGCAGAAGCGTGCTGCGGTTTATCCCGCAGTCCGAATCCTGCAAAGCAAGGGAACGAAAACAGAGCTTTACCAGACCCTGAAGGAATACCTTATGTCAGAGGGGGACAGCGCGAAAACGGCAGCAGAGCTGCACATTCATAAAAACACCTTATATTACCGACTGCACCAGGTGGAGGAGCTGCTGAAGCTTCCGCTCCGTGACAGGGAAATCCGCGAATGTCTGAGGCTCTCGATGTATTTGCTGGAAATCTATTCCGCATAA
- a CDS encoding AraC family transcriptional regulator, producing MIQKYLHPYFQPSFPQGKQPRLLSVSYSPASFNKEHPRILHRHPDAFELLLVTHGCGMYYLDTSYRAIKEGDLVFCNSGILHDELSEKNHELSFYSLRIAGFAFQDLPENHLIPESMNPILPLKAEYRTFRALFEELYRYADPSRHLEEFCEHLSQALIVLAISLRYAEASLPPKALPGKTVSAEWLYQVKHYIDAHYHEELSLEQLASAFHLSPYHLSHAFKAAYALSPIQYLCRRRIGEAQSLLTTTAASITEISGAVGFSDSNYFTAQFKKYVRMSPSEYRRVYAE from the coding sequence ATGATTCAAAAATATCTGCATCCGTATTTTCAGCCCAGCTTCCCGCAGGGGAAGCAGCCCCGCCTTCTGTCTGTCAGCTACAGTCCTGCCAGCTTTAATAAGGAGCATCCCCGCATCCTGCACCGGCATCCGGATGCCTTCGAGCTGCTGCTCGTCACGCACGGATGCGGTATGTATTATCTCGATACCTCCTATCGTGCTATCAAAGAGGGGGATCTGGTATTCTGCAACAGCGGCATCCTGCATGATGAGCTCTCAGAAAAGAACCATGAGCTGTCCTTCTACAGTCTGCGCATTGCAGGGTTTGCCTTTCAGGATCTCCCTGAAAATCATTTGATTCCTGAATCTATGAATCCGATTCTGCCTCTTAAGGCCGAATACCGTACCTTCCGCGCTCTGTTTGAGGAGCTTTACCGCTATGCAGATCCGAGCCGTCATCTGGAAGAATTCTGCGAACATCTGTCTCAAGCCCTGATCGTTCTCGCGATCTCCCTTCGTTATGCAGAAGCATCCCTGCCTCCGAAGGCTCTTCCAGGCAAAACTGTCTCGGCCGAGTGGCTCTATCAGGTGAAGCATTATATCGATGCGCATTACCATGAAGAGCTCTCTCTGGAGCAGCTCGCCTCCGCGTTTCATCTGAGCCCCTATCACCTCTCCCATGCATTCAAGGCAGCTTACGCACTGTCGCCGATACAATACCTCTGCCGTCGACGGATCGGGGAAGCGCAGTCCCTTCTGACGACGACAGCAGCTTCGATCACCGAAATATCAGGCGCTGTCGGCTTCTCCGACTCCAATTATTTTACTGCGCAGTTCAAGAAATATGTGAGGATGTCTCCCAGTGAATACCGAAGGGTTTATGCGGAATAG
- the iolN gene encoding 3-dehydro-scyllo-inosose hydrolase, which translates to MSNWSLPAKGGHMEAQDGIYYQNMTTKMLEERLKKNDVLLLPVGSTENHGPSAPYGEDTYLDTRLCELVAERTGCTVAMPVWYGSHPYHHLGQKGTIMIPENILADYIAYVLAGFWNTGFRKIIIVNGHGQDYVIPLAIHTFGKKWQVPGIVLYTHFWNCAGSEMYTKEKGGPYEEPFVHADEVEQSWCLELFPEFIHMEDAIKVDKAPLLPPGHINTSAEDGAGPIKWYNAFGSCGMECICQPEGVIGDARKAEGEKAKAGVEKTLDYLTKLVNDILEKYPAGELPPIEKMTQRRREDIEAVIKGPNAPGGRHIYTLEY; encoded by the coding sequence ATGTCGAACTGGAGTTTACCCGCCAAGGGCGGGCACATGGAAGCGCAGGATGGAATTTATTATCAGAATATGACGACAAAGATGCTGGAGGAACGTCTGAAGAAGAATGACGTGCTGCTGCTCCCGGTCGGCTCAACGGAGAACCATGGGCCGTCTGCGCCATACGGAGAGGATACCTATCTGGATACGCGGCTCTGCGAGCTGGTTGCGGAACGGACAGGCTGCACCGTTGCGATGCCGGTCTGGTATGGCTCTCATCCATACCACCATTTGGGACAGAAGGGAACGATCATGATCCCGGAAAACATCCTGGCGGATTACATCGCCTATGTATTGGCAGGCTTCTGGAATACAGGCTTCCGCAAGATCATCATCGTCAACGGGCATGGACAGGATTATGTCATTCCTCTTGCGATTCATACCTTCGGCAAGAAGTGGCAGGTGCCGGGCATTGTGCTTTATACGCATTTCTGGAACTGTGCGGGCAGCGAGATGTATACGAAGGAGAAGGGCGGACCGTATGAGGAGCCCTTTGTGCATGCGGATGAAGTGGAGCAGAGCTGGTGTCTGGAGCTGTTCCCGGAATTCATTCACATGGAGGATGCGATCAAGGTGGATAAGGCGCCCCTGCTCCCGCCCGGTCATATCAATACCTCTGCAGAGGACGGTGCAGGCCCGATCAAGTGGTACAATGCATTTGGCTCCTGCGGTATGGAATGTATCTGCCAGCCGGAGGGCGTGATCGGAGACGCACGGAAGGCGGAGGGGGAGAAGGCAAAGGCAGGGGTCGAAAAAACGCTGGACTATCTGACGAAGCTTGTAAACGATATTCTGGAAAAATATCCGGCGGGAGAGCTGCCGCCGATTGAGAAAATGACGCAGCGCAGACGAGAGGATATCGAAGCGGTGATCAAGGGGCCGAACGCGCCGGGCGGAAGACATATCTATACACTGGAGTATTAA
- a CDS encoding sugar phosphate isomerase/epimerase family protein — protein MKYDFKLGVSYAEERPLSAPLPLCGELGEAMRDARQAGFDGIELHGREYEFDRRGIERIKRLCEESGAEIAALASGRLYTQTGLSLAEPEAARRGWVLMQMKKYIAAAAELHTDLIIGWVRGRFAADNPPELYFRTLQESMKELDIYAGDRQVRLLMEVINRYETDSFRTTKETLEFLEENELENTLLHLDTFHMNIEEDSLCEAIRTAGARLGYFHAADNTRRCPGSGSLNFPEIAAELAAVGYHGFVTVECLPGSDGRETAKRAAGYFRDLMRSENNHSSR, from the coding sequence ATGAAATACGATTTCAAACTGGGAGTTTCCTATGCGGAGGAACGACCGTTGAGTGCGCCGCTTCCGTTATGCGGAGAGCTGGGGGAGGCGATGAGGGATGCAAGGCAGGCGGGCTTTGACGGCATCGAGCTTCACGGCAGGGAATATGAATTTGACAGAAGAGGCATCGAGCGGATAAAACGGCTGTGCGAAGAGAGCGGGGCAGAGATCGCAGCACTTGCGAGCGGCCGGCTCTATACCCAGACGGGACTGTCTCTGGCGGAGCCGGAGGCGGCGCGGCGCGGCTGGGTTCTCATGCAGATGAAAAAATATATCGCAGCGGCGGCAGAGCTGCATACGGATCTTATCATCGGCTGGGTGCGGGGGCGTTTCGCGGCGGACAATCCGCCGGAGCTGTATTTCCGAACGCTGCAGGAGAGCATGAAGGAGCTGGACATCTATGCGGGAGACCGACAGGTACGTCTGCTTATGGAGGTCATCAACCGTTATGAGACGGACAGCTTTCGAACGACGAAGGAGACATTGGAATTTCTAGAGGAGAATGAGCTGGAAAACACTCTTCTGCATCTGGATACCTTCCACATGAACATAGAGGAGGACAGTCTCTGCGAGGCGATCCGGACAGCGGGAGCGCGGCTTGGATATTTTCACGCTGCGGATAATACGCGGCGCTGTCCGGGGAGCGGCAGCCTGAATTTCCCCGAAATAGCGGCGGAGCTGGCTGCGGTGGGCTATCACGGCTTCGTGACAGTAGAATGTCTGCCCGGGTCGGACGGACGGGAGACGGCGAAGCGGGCTGCCGGATATTTCAGAGATCTGATGCGAAGCGAGAATAATCACTCATCCAGATGA